A region from the Citrobacter telavivensis genome encodes:
- a CDS encoding iron-containing alcohol dehydrogenase, with the protein MNTFSLQTRLYSGPGSLKVLGRFTNKHIWIICDSFLARSPLINTLREAIPADNRISVFSEITPDPTIGTVVQGIAQMQSLRPDVVIGFGGGSALDAAKAIVWFSRQFDIDIETCVAIPTTSGTGSEVTSACVISDPEKGIKYPLFNNALYPDMAILDPMLVVSVPPAITANTGMDVLTHALEAYVSTHASDFTDALAEKAAQIVFQYLPVAVRKGDCLATRGKMHNASTLAGMAFSQAGLGLNHAIAHQLGGQFHLPHGLANALLLVSVIRFNAHDPRAAKRYARFAKACHLCPDSANETASVNALVQHIEQLKKACAIPTLAATLKEQKQDWSQRIPAMVQAALADVTLKTNPRAADAGAIQELLEELL; encoded by the coding sequence ATGAATACCTTTTCACTGCAAACCCGTTTGTACAGCGGCCCTGGAAGTCTGAAGGTGCTTGGCCGCTTTACGAACAAGCACATCTGGATTATCTGCGATAGTTTTCTCGCTCGTTCGCCGCTGATTAATACGCTGCGCGAGGCGATACCGGCGGATAACCGGATCAGCGTATTCAGTGAGATCACGCCAGACCCGACCATCGGAACCGTCGTTCAGGGGATTGCGCAAATGCAGTCCCTGCGCCCCGATGTGGTGATCGGTTTCGGCGGCGGCTCCGCGCTGGATGCGGCGAAGGCCATTGTCTGGTTCAGCCGTCAGTTTGATATTGATATTGAAACCTGCGTGGCGATCCCGACCACCAGCGGAACCGGGTCGGAAGTCACCAGCGCCTGCGTGATTAGCGATCCGGAGAAAGGCATTAAGTATCCGCTGTTTAACAACGCGCTCTATCCGGACATGGCGATCCTTGATCCGATGCTGGTCGTCAGCGTCCCGCCCGCCATCACCGCCAATACCGGGATGGATGTTCTGACGCACGCGCTGGAAGCCTATGTGTCCACGCACGCCAGTGACTTTACCGATGCACTCGCTGAAAAAGCAGCTCAGATCGTCTTTCAGTATCTACCTGTCGCCGTTCGTAAAGGCGACTGTCTTGCCACTCGAGGCAAAATGCACAACGCCTCTACGCTGGCAGGAATGGCATTCAGCCAGGCTGGACTGGGACTGAACCATGCCATCGCCCACCAGTTAGGCGGCCAGTTCCATCTGCCTCACGGCCTGGCAAATGCCCTGCTGCTGGTGTCGGTGATCCGCTTCAACGCGCACGATCCACGGGCGGCTAAACGCTACGCCCGATTCGCCAAAGCCTGTCATTTATGTCCTGACAGCGCCAATGAAACGGCGAGTGTGAATGCGTTGGTACAGCACATTGAACAACTGAAAAAAGCGTGCGCTATCCCTACCCTCGCCGCCACGCTTAAAGAACAAAAGCAGGACTGGTCACAGCGTATTCCGGCAATGGTTCAGGCCGCGCTGGCGGACGTAACGCTGAAGACCAACCCCAGAGCTGCGGATGCCGGAGCCATTCAGGAACTGCTTGAGGAGTTGCTATGA
- the pduP gene encoding CoA-acylating propionaldehyde dehydrogenase PduP — translation MNTTELETLIRTILSEQLAPAKTEIKGNGIFQSVGEAVDAAHQAFLRYQQSPLKTRSAIISAIREELAPQLAALAAESAAETGMGNKEDKFLKNKAALDNTPGIEDLTTTALTGDGGMVLFEYSPFGVIGSVAPSTNPTETIINNSISMLAAGNSVYFSPHPGAKTVSLKLIAMIEDIAFRSCGIRNLVVTVAEPTFEATQQMMAHPKIAVLAITGGPGIVAMGMKSGKKVIGAGAGNPPCIVDETADLVKAAEDIINGAAFDYNLPCISEKSLIVVESVAEQLIQQMQSFGALLLSPADIEKLRATCLPEGIANKKLVGKSPSAMLDAAGIPVPAKASRLLIGVVSADDSWVTSEQLMPMLPVVKVNDFDAALSLALKVEDGLHHTAIMHSQNVSRLNLAARTLQTSIFVKNGPSYAGIGVGGEGFTTFTIATPTGEGTTSARTFARSRRCVLTNGFSIR, via the coding sequence ATGAATACTACTGAACTGGAAACCCTCATCCGCACCATTTTGAGCGAGCAACTGGCTCCCGCAAAAACTGAAATCAAAGGGAACGGAATCTTTCAGTCTGTTGGTGAAGCAGTCGATGCAGCCCACCAGGCGTTCTTGCGTTATCAGCAGTCACCGCTGAAAACGCGCAGCGCCATTATCAGCGCTATCCGGGAAGAGCTGGCACCACAGTTGGCAGCCCTGGCAGCAGAAAGCGCAGCGGAAACCGGAATGGGTAACAAAGAGGACAAATTCCTCAAAAACAAAGCGGCGCTGGACAACACTCCTGGCATCGAAGACCTGACCACTACCGCGCTCACCGGCGACGGCGGCATGGTACTGTTTGAATATTCACCGTTTGGCGTGATTGGTTCAGTCGCTCCCAGCACCAACCCGACAGAAACCATTATCAACAACAGCATTAGCATGCTGGCGGCAGGCAACAGCGTCTATTTCAGCCCGCATCCGGGTGCCAAAACGGTGTCGCTGAAGCTTATCGCCATGATTGAGGATATCGCGTTTCGCAGCTGTGGCATTCGCAATCTGGTGGTGACCGTTGCCGAGCCGACATTTGAAGCCACCCAACAAATGATGGCGCATCCGAAAATTGCCGTACTGGCCATTACCGGCGGTCCAGGCATTGTGGCAATGGGCATGAAGAGTGGGAAGAAAGTGATTGGCGCAGGCGCGGGCAATCCCCCCTGCATCGTCGATGAGACAGCGGACCTGGTGAAGGCCGCAGAAGATATCATCAACGGCGCGGCATTTGACTACAACCTGCCCTGTATCTCAGAGAAAAGCCTGATTGTGGTGGAGTCAGTTGCGGAACAGCTAATCCAGCAAATGCAAAGTTTCGGCGCACTGTTGCTCAGTCCGGCCGATATCGAGAAGCTGCGCGCGACCTGCCTGCCTGAAGGCATTGCCAATAAAAAACTGGTCGGTAAAAGCCCTTCCGCCATGCTCGACGCCGCCGGTATTCCGGTCCCGGCAAAAGCGTCGCGCCTGTTGATTGGCGTCGTCAGCGCGGACGACAGCTGGGTAACCAGTGAGCAGTTGATGCCGATGCTGCCGGTGGTGAAGGTTAACGATTTTGACGCCGCGCTGTCGCTGGCGCTGAAAGTGGAAGATGGGCTGCATCATACCGCCATCATGCACTCGCAGAATGTGTCCCGCCTGAACCTCGCTGCGCGGACCCTGCAAACCTCCATTTTCGTTAAAAATGGCCCCTCCTATGCGGGAATTGGCGTCGGCGGCGAAGGTTTTACCACCTTCACCATCGCCACGCCGACCGGTGAAGGGACAACGTCGGCGCGCACGTTTGCCCGCTCCCGTCGCTGTGTGCTGACTAACGGTTTCTCAATCCGCTAA
- the pduO gene encoding two-domain cob(I)yrinic acid a,c-diamide adenosyltransferase PduO: MAIYTRTGDAGTTALFTGQRVSKTHPRVEAYGTLDELNAALSLCVCATRNAQHRALLEAIQLQIFWFSAELASESEQPSADQRYISSEEIAALEAAIDTAMGRVAPLHSFILPGRCEAASRLHFARTLARRAERRLVELAADVSVRHVLMRYINRLSDCLYALARAEDHDAHQDTIILEVTKRYLATGHAPVKKESAMSLSFGDLHQLTRAAVERAQALNVPVVVSIVDAHGTEAVTWRMPDALLVSSELAPKKAWTAVAMKTATHELASVVQPGAPLYGLESHMQGKVVTFGGGYALWRDGLLIGGLGISGGSVEQDMDIAQTAIAAINVRTHQ, from the coding sequence ATGGCGATTTATACCCGCACAGGCGACGCAGGCACAACGGCGCTTTTTACCGGACAGCGCGTCAGTAAAACGCACCCCCGAGTGGAAGCGTACGGCACGCTTGATGAGCTTAACGCCGCGCTGAGCCTGTGCGTCTGCGCCACCCGCAACGCGCAGCATCGCGCGCTGCTGGAAGCCATTCAACTGCAAATTTTCTGGTTCAGCGCTGAACTTGCCAGCGAAAGCGAACAACCCTCAGCGGACCAGCGCTACATCAGCTCTGAGGAAATTGCCGCGCTGGAAGCGGCCATCGATACCGCAATGGGACGCGTCGCGCCCTTGCACAGTTTTATTCTGCCAGGCCGCTGTGAAGCCGCAAGCCGCCTGCATTTTGCCCGCACGCTGGCGCGCCGGGCCGAACGCCGGCTGGTTGAACTCGCTGCCGATGTCAGCGTCAGGCATGTGCTAATGCGCTATATCAATCGCCTGTCAGACTGCTTGTATGCGCTGGCGCGAGCGGAAGATCACGACGCCCATCAGGACACGATTATCCTGGAAGTGACGAAACGCTATCTGGCAACCGGTCACGCCCCTGTCAAAAAGGAATCTGCGATGTCGCTCTCTTTTGGCGATCTCCATCAGTTAACCCGCGCCGCCGTCGAGCGGGCGCAAGCCTTAAACGTCCCGGTGGTCGTCAGTATTGTTGACGCCCACGGTACAGAAGCCGTTACCTGGCGGATGCCGGACGCTCTGCTGGTCAGCAGCGAACTGGCACCGAAAAAAGCCTGGACCGCCGTGGCGATGAAAACCGCGACTCATGAACTCGCGTCGGTGGTTCAGCCCGGCGCACCGCTGTACGGGCTGGAAAGTCATATGCAGGGAAAAGTCGTCACGTTTGGCGGCGGCTACGCGCTATGGCGTGATGGATTGCTTATTGGGGGTCTTGGTATCAGCGGGGGAAGCGTTGAACAGGACATGGACATTGCACAGACTGCCATTGCGGCAATAAACGTGAGAACACATCAATGA
- the pduN gene encoding propanediol utilization microcompartment protein PduN, whose protein sequence is MHLARVTGAVVSTQKSPSLVGKKLLLVRRVSADGELPTNPTAGDEVAVDSVGAGVGELVLLSSGSSARHVFSGPNEAIDLAVVGIVDTLSR, encoded by the coding sequence ATGCATCTGGCACGTGTTACAGGCGCGGTGGTATCCACGCAAAAATCGCCCTCGTTGGTCGGTAAAAAACTTCTGCTGGTACGCCGGGTCAGTGCCGACGGCGAACTGCCGACGAATCCGACGGCAGGCGATGAAGTCGCCGTTGACTCCGTCGGCGCAGGCGTTGGCGAACTGGTGCTCCTGAGCAGCGGTTCCAGCGCCAGGCATGTTTTTTCCGGGCCGAATGAGGCCATCGATCTGGCCGTTGTCGGCATTGTCGACACGCTTTCTCGTTAA
- the pduM gene encoding microcompartment protein PduM has product MNGDMLQRIVEEVVSRLQRRAQSSVTLSVAQLRETQSHTLFCQYASLHILQVDLPLLEQIADNDSSHAAAVMIHEALALGLRVQLSLQRRLLPALPVKKLARLPLVFCDEQGQSITLHPTRLLSYADVARLPAGLLVLHRTCVVTALARETASSRHIHLIKQE; this is encoded by the coding sequence ATGAACGGCGATATGTTGCAGCGAATCGTCGAGGAGGTGGTCTCCCGCCTGCAGCGTCGAGCACAAAGCTCCGTCACGCTGAGCGTCGCGCAACTGCGGGAAACACAGTCCCACACCCTGTTTTGTCAGTACGCCTCCCTGCATATTTTGCAGGTCGATCTGCCCCTGCTGGAGCAGATCGCCGACAACGATTCGTCGCATGCTGCCGCCGTCATGATTCATGAGGCGCTGGCATTGGGTCTCCGGGTGCAACTCTCACTGCAACGTCGGCTATTGCCCGCATTGCCAGTGAAGAAGCTGGCCCGATTGCCGCTGGTTTTCTGCGATGAGCAGGGGCAGTCAATCACACTGCACCCCACTCGACTGTTAAGTTACGCCGATGTTGCCCGCTTACCCGCAGGGTTACTGGTGCTGCATCGCACATGTGTTGTTACCGCGCTGGCTCGCGAGACCGCGAGTTCACGCCACATCCATTTAATTAAGCAGGAGTGA
- the pduL gene encoding phosphate propanoyltransferase, with protein MDKQLLETTVSKVLNELRDRPIPLGVSNRHIHLNAEDYARLFPGHPISEKKGLLQPGQYAAEQTVTLVGPKGQLKNVRLLGPLRSTSQVEISRTDARTLGIAAPLRMSGNLNGTPGIRLVSPFGEVELPSGVIVAQRHIHMSPLDALILRVAHGDSVSVAIEGTDRRLIFDNVAVRVSPDMRLEMHIDTDEANAAGADDANAFVTLVTPR; from the coding sequence ATGGATAAGCAACTTCTGGAAACGACGGTCAGCAAAGTGCTGAATGAATTGCGGGATCGCCCTATTCCACTGGGCGTTTCCAACCGTCATATCCACCTTAACGCTGAGGATTATGCCCGTCTTTTTCCGGGACATCCGATTAGTGAGAAAAAAGGACTCCTGCAACCGGGACAGTACGCGGCTGAGCAGACCGTCACGTTAGTGGGTCCAAAAGGTCAACTGAAAAATGTTCGCCTGCTGGGGCCACTACGTAGCACCAGCCAGGTGGAGATTTCGCGCACGGATGCCAGAACGTTGGGCATCGCCGCACCGTTACGGATGTCCGGTAATCTTAATGGTACGCCGGGTATTCGCCTCGTGAGCCCCTTTGGCGAAGTCGAACTCCCCTCTGGCGTGATCGTCGCCCAGCGCCACATTCACATGTCACCGCTGGATGCGCTGATCCTGCGCGTTGCTCATGGCGATAGCGTCAGTGTCGCCATTGAGGGAACCGATCGTCGGCTGATCTTCGACAACGTTGCGGTACGTGTTTCCCCCGATATGCGCCTGGAGATGCATATTGATACCGACGAGGCCAATGCCGCTGGGGCAGATGACGCCAATGCTTTCGTCACGCTGGTGACGCCGCGATGA
- a CDS encoding BMC domain-containing protein, with protein sequence MKQSLGLLEVSGLALAICCADAMAKAASITLVGLEKTNGSGWTVIKITGDVASVQSAIITGTHLAEQQDGLVAHKVIARPGEGILSRAMAATPAPVSAPAAVSVPEPVPAPIEEPETEVVVEESAPEAAPEDGIISCNLCLDPACKRQKGEPRSLCLHSGKRG encoded by the coding sequence GTGAAGCAATCACTGGGATTACTCGAAGTTAGTGGTCTGGCATTAGCCATCTGTTGCGCAGATGCCATGGCGAAAGCGGCTTCCATCACGCTGGTTGGCCTTGAAAAAACCAACGGTTCAGGCTGGACGGTGATCAAGATAACCGGTGATGTGGCGTCAGTACAATCTGCCATCATCACCGGTACTCATCTCGCCGAACAGCAAGATGGCCTGGTCGCGCATAAAGTGATCGCCAGACCCGGCGAGGGTATTCTCTCCCGCGCGATGGCTGCCACCCCGGCGCCTGTATCAGCACCCGCAGCGGTGTCTGTACCTGAGCCCGTGCCAGCCCCCATTGAAGAACCTGAAACTGAAGTCGTTGTAGAAGAGTCAGCACCGGAAGCGGCGCCTGAAGACGGGATTATCAGCTGCAATTTGTGTCTGGACCCGGCCTGTAAGCGCCAGAAAGGCGAACCCCGGTCGCTCTGCCTGCATTCAGGTAAACGAGGTTAA
- the pduJ gene encoding propanediol utilization microcompartment protein PduJ, giving the protein MNNALGLVETKGLVGAIEAADAMVKSANVQLVGYEKIGSGLVTVMVRGDVGAVKAAVDAGCAAASVVGEVKSSHVIPRPHSDVEAILPKSA; this is encoded by the coding sequence ATGAATAACGCACTGGGACTGGTTGAAACAAAAGGGTTGGTCGGCGCGATTGAAGCCGCAGATGCCATGGTGAAATCTGCCAACGTGCAACTGGTCGGTTACGAAAAAATCGGCTCCGGTCTGGTGACCGTCATGGTTCGCGGTGACGTCGGCGCCGTTAAAGCCGCCGTTGATGCAGGCTGCGCGGCAGCAAGCGTCGTGGGCGAGGTGAAATCCAGCCACGTTATCCCGCGTCCGCACAGCGACGTTGAGGCTATTTTACCGAAATCGGCCTGA
- a CDS encoding propanediol dehydratase has translation MDSSVTTPAIVISTIGDCLSVWKEVLLGIEEEGIPFVIQHQAAGEVVQSAWQAARMSPLLVGIACNEETLVVHYKNLPTSAPLFTLTYRQNSLDRRSTGNNAARLVKGIPFRDLNA, from the coding sequence ATGGACAGTAGTGTCACTACGCCTGCCATTGTGATTTCGACTATCGGCGACTGTCTTTCCGTCTGGAAAGAGGTGCTGCTCGGCATTGAAGAAGAAGGCATCCCGTTTGTGATTCAACACCAGGCGGCGGGAGAAGTCGTTCAGAGCGCATGGCAGGCAGCCCGCATGTCGCCGCTGCTGGTTGGCATCGCCTGCAACGAAGAAACCCTGGTCGTGCACTACAAAAATTTACCCACTTCAGCGCCGCTTTTTACGCTGACGTATCGCCAAAACAGCCTTGACCGGCGAAGTACTGGAAACAACGCGGCAAGGTTAGTCAAAGGGATCCCCTTCCGGGATCTCAATGCTTAA
- a CDS encoding diol dehydratase reactivase subunit alpha codes for MRYIAGIDIGNSSTEVALATVDGTGALTITGSALAETTGIKGTLRNVFGIQEALTLAANNAGINVSDISLIRINEATPVIGDVAMETITETIITESTMIGHNPKTPGGVGLGVGITITPEELLTRPADTPLILVVSSAFDFADVATMINASVRAGYQLTGVILQQDDGVLVSNRLEKPLPIVDEVLYIDRIPLGMLAAIEVAVPGKVIETLSNPYGIATVFNLNADETKNIVPMARALIGNRSAVVVKTPSGDVKARAIPAGNIELQSQGRTLRVDVAAGADAIMKAVGECPKLDNVTGEAGTNIGGMLEHVRQTMAELTNKPSNEIFIQDLLAVDTSVPVSVTGGLAGEFSLEQAVGIASMVKSDRLQMAMIASEIKEKLNVDVQVGGAEAEAAILGALTTPGTTRPLAILDLGAGSTDASIINPKGEIIATHLAGAGDMVTMIIARELGLDDRYLAEEIKKYPLAKVESLFHLRHEDGSVQFFPTPLPPAVFARVCVVKPDELVPLPGDLALEKVRAIRRSAKERVFVTNALRALRQVSPTGNIRDIPFVVLVGGSSLDFEVPQLVTDALAHYRLVAGRGNIRGTEGPRNAVATGLILSWHKEFAHGQ; via the coding sequence ATGAGATATATAGCTGGCATTGATATCGGCAACTCATCCACAGAAGTCGCGCTGGCGACAGTGGATGGCACTGGCGCGCTCACCATTACCGGTAGCGCGCTGGCGGAAACCACCGGGATAAAAGGCACATTGCGTAATGTGTTTGGGATTCAGGAGGCGCTTACGCTTGCGGCTAACAATGCAGGCATCAATGTCAGCGATATCTCGCTTATCCGTATCAACGAAGCCACCCCGGTGATTGGTGATGTCGCGATGGAAACCATCACGGAAACTATCATCACCGAATCCACCATGATCGGTCATAACCCGAAAACACCGGGCGGTGTCGGTCTGGGTGTGGGGATCACTATCACGCCGGAAGAGTTACTCACCCGCCCGGCGGATACCCCGTTAATTCTGGTGGTGTCATCCGCTTTCGATTTCGCTGATGTCGCCACCATGATTAACGCCTCAGTCCGTGCTGGTTATCAGTTAACGGGTGTCATTTTGCAACAGGACGATGGCGTTCTGGTCAGTAACAGACTGGAAAAACCGCTGCCTATCGTTGATGAAGTGCTGTACATCGACCGTATACCGCTCGGAATGCTGGCCGCCATCGAGGTCGCCGTACCCGGTAAGGTTATCGAAACGCTGTCAAACCCTTATGGCATCGCGACGGTGTTTAATCTCAACGCGGACGAGACCAAAAACATTGTTCCGATGGCGCGAGCGCTGATTGGCAACCGCTCCGCTGTGGTGGTGAAAACCCCTTCAGGTGATGTTAAAGCGCGCGCCATTCCTGCTGGAAACATTGAACTGCAGTCACAGGGACGTACGCTACGCGTTGATGTCGCCGCGGGTGCCGACGCCATTATGAAAGCGGTCGGCGAATGCCCGAAACTGGACAACGTTACCGGTGAAGCGGGCACCAATATTGGCGGCATGCTGGAACACGTTCGCCAGACGATGGCGGAACTGACCAACAAACCAAGCAACGAAATTTTTATCCAGGATTTGCTGGCCGTCGACACCTCCGTCCCCGTCAGCGTCACCGGCGGACTGGCCGGTGAGTTTTCTCTGGAACAGGCCGTCGGTATCGCATCGATGGTGAAATCAGACCGTCTGCAGATGGCGATGATCGCCAGCGAAATCAAAGAAAAGCTGAACGTGGACGTTCAGGTTGGCGGCGCAGAAGCTGAAGCGGCGATTCTGGGCGCGCTCACCACGCCCGGCACCACGCGTCCTCTGGCGATTCTGGATTTAGGCGCTGGCTCGACCGACGCCTCCATCATTAATCCCAAAGGCGAAATTATCGCCACGCACCTCGCCGGGGCTGGCGACATGGTGACCATGATCATCGCCCGGGAACTGGGGCTTGATGACCGCTACCTGGCAGAAGAGATCAAAAAGTATCCGTTAGCCAAGGTCGAAAGCCTGTTCCATCTGCGCCACGAAGACGGCAGCGTTCAGTTTTTCCCGACGCCGCTTCCCCCTGCGGTATTTGCCCGGGTCTGCGTGGTCAAACCGGATGAACTGGTGCCTCTGCCCGGCGATCTCGCACTGGAAAAAGTTCGCGCCATTCGTCGCAGCGCCAAAGAGCGCGTATTTGTCACCAATGCCCTGCGCGCGCTACGACAGGTTAGCCCGACGGGCAATATCCGCGACATTCCGTTCGTCGTTCTGGTGGGCGGCTCCTCGCTGGACTTTGAAGTGCCGCAGCTGGTGACGGACGCCCTGGCGCATTATCGACTGGTTGCCGGACGCGGAAATATTCGCGGCACCGAAGGACCGCGAAACGCAGTGGCGACGGGCCTCATCCTTTCCTGGCATAAGGAGTTTGCCCATGGACAGTAG
- the pduE gene encoding propanediol dehydratase small subunit PduE, translated as MNTDAIESMVRDVLSRMNSLQGDTSAPAAGSSSTTQTAKVTDYPLASKHPEWVKTATNKTLDEFTLENVLSNKVTAQDMRITPETLRIQAAIAKDAGRDRLAMNFERAAELTAVPDDRILEIYNALRPYRSTKEELLAIADDLENRYQAKICAAFVREAAVLYVERKKLKGDD; from the coding sequence ATGAATACCGATGCAATTGAATCGATGGTACGGGATGTGTTGAGCCGCATGAACAGCCTGCAGGGCGACACATCTGCCCCGGCAGCCGGTTCGAGCAGTACGACCCAGACCGCAAAAGTGACCGACTATCCACTCGCCAGTAAGCATCCTGAGTGGGTCAAAACGGCCACCAACAAAACGCTGGATGAGTTCACTCTCGAAAACGTTCTGAGCAACAAAGTGACCGCGCAGGATATGCGTATCACACCGGAAACGCTGCGCATTCAGGCGGCTATCGCCAAAGATGCTGGACGTGACCGCCTGGCGATGAACTTTGAGCGTGCCGCAGAACTGACGGCTGTACCGGACGATCGCATTCTTGAGATCTATAACGCTCTGCGTCCTTACCGTTCAACGAAAGAAGAACTGCTCGCGATCGCGGACGATCTTGAAAATCGCTATCAGGCCAAAATCTGCGCCGCGTTTGTTCGTGAAGCTGCGGTGTTGTACGTCGAGCGTAAGAAACTGAAAGGCGACGACTAA
- the pduD gene encoding propanediol dehydratase medium subunit PduD, with the protein MEINEKLLRQIIEDVLSEMQTSDKPVSFRAPGTSTAPAAPAGDSFLTEIGEAKQGTQQDEVIIAVGPAFGLSQTVNIVGLPHKNILREVIAGIEEEGIKARVIRCFKSSDVAFVAVEGNRLSGSGISIGIQSKGTTVIHQQGLPPLSNLELFPQAPLLTLETYRQIGKNAARYAKRESPQPVPTLNDQMARPKYQAKSAILHIKETKYVVTGKNPQELRVAL; encoded by the coding sequence ATGGAAATTAATGAAAAATTGCTGCGCCAGATTATTGAAGACGTTCTGTCCGAAATGCAGACCAGCGATAAGCCCGTCTCGTTTCGCGCACCGGGAACGTCAACCGCACCTGCTGCACCGGCCGGTGACAGTTTTCTGACGGAAATTGGCGAGGCAAAACAGGGCACGCAACAGGATGAAGTCATCATCGCTGTCGGCCCGGCGTTTGGCCTTTCTCAGACCGTTAATATCGTCGGTTTGCCGCACAAGAACATTCTGCGTGAAGTGATTGCCGGTATTGAAGAAGAGGGCATCAAAGCGCGTGTGATTCGCTGCTTTAAATCGTCCGACGTGGCCTTTGTTGCCGTGGAGGGTAACCGTCTGAGCGGCTCTGGCATCTCTATCGGCATCCAGTCAAAAGGCACGACGGTCATCCACCAACAGGGACTGCCGCCGCTGTCCAACCTGGAGCTGTTCCCGCAGGCACCGCTGCTGACGCTGGAAACCTATCGCCAGATTGGTAAAAACGCCGCGCGTTATGCCAAGCGTGAATCACCGCAGCCGGTTCCGACGCTAAACGATCAGATGGCACGCCCGAAATATCAGGCTAAATCCGCCATTTTGCACATTAAAGAGACGAAGTACGTCGTGACGGGCAAAAACCCGCAGGAACTGCGCGTGGCGCTTTAA